The Carassius auratus strain Wakin chromosome 30, ASM336829v1, whole genome shotgun sequence region TGTTGGCCAGTAGCCtattgagaaaataaaattgcatgTTAGCTAGGTTGAACAAGTTTTATGGCTAGCTGCCTTTCTAGTTTTAGAATTTGTTTGTTATAGTTTTTAATGGAATTTAAGATTTACtgcattttttgtatttgtgttttaaaggcAACCGCAATGAAGCATCAAGAAAGACATGAGCAGGCCAACCCCCCGAGACTGATAATTCATGGGAAGAGAACAACTATGGGTTTGAGAGATGTGGGTATTCTGTATGGGGTTTGCTTTTTAAAAGTGTGCCATTTCTAATTGTTTTTCGGAGAACACATTTCTGTCGCTAACAAGGTGGATGGTGAGTAAAGGTAGTGGCCACGTTTTGGAGCAGCACCTGGGTTTTGCAGATGGCTGTGTATTCTTTGGATGCTTATATTTTTTCCCCATTATGTTTCCGTTGTGTAAAGATTCTTTGTTAGGATGAATCCAGATGATGAGACAGGTGAGATGAAGATGTACTGTTCCAGCATTGGAAGACTGTATTTGTGTTATACAtgcaatgttttaaattaaagtgTTTGATATTTAGTAATTAGTGTGTCTGTTTTAATTGAATGCCAGTAGTACCTATGTagggtaaaataaaattaattttatataaaaattataaaatctaattactgtatatatttatatattacaattaattagaGTAGTATACTGATGAATTTGATTacagtaatttaaaaagtaaaaggtAAACTTTTTTACAGTAATGTAAAGTACAGTTTGCAACTGTAAACTCAAATACAGTTTGCTACTGTAAATCTTAATTACAGTAAACAAAATGTCTATTGCAGCCATACCcccaggggctaaatatcacattattgatGTTATTTAAGCCCGTGGGCAACCTACAGAAGCTGGCTGACAATATATTACTTGAGTAGCCTATGGTAATGAAAAAGAGGAAGTAGTTAAGCAGTCAGTTTTCTTAGTAATTGTTAGCAAATATGTGTGTTTAAAGATGTAACtgattattttttgcatttaaaatttttaaaagatGTTTAGCATTGAAAAAATATAGGCTTTAGCTACTTGTCCTAGAGACAACTTCTGTTAGCACAATTAAACTACTGGGTGAAAAAAACTGTTAGCActgataattaataatttttacccataattctaaattaaaataagtgaatttaatgtttaattaacattACAAATATGATCAATATAAACTTctagattatattttatttataaaaaaactttGTACATCATGCACTTTCCTTTGTTGTCAAATGATAACTGCATAACagttaaaaaataactataaaataattataaaatgacaatcatgtaatataataagtaaaataaaatgtttttgttgtactCACAAATGCAACCTTTAATTTAtctgtattcatttttttatttttttcaacatctGCGTAGAAACCACATGCCACTATTAGTGAAATATTACAAGCCATTTGTAAGAtgctaacaatgaaaaaataataataataaagcatagtATTCGATCATGCTGATGTTAAATATTGCCAACAGATcatcacaatatttaaaaaacaggAATCATGAATACAAGTTAGATGACTTGCTGAGTTTGACTTGAtgacttttgaaaataaattatgaaatagttTTCAATTCGATCAGAAAACTGAATGAGTTCTACAGTGAGTTGGTTTGCTGTGACTGGGtggtttgtgtcatttttgttctCTCCTCAGAGAAAACGCTTTCAAAAACACGTCTTAGAGAAAGTTTaacattgctcttaaaattatgccccatgaaaacatacagaaTGGGGTTCAGGCAACTGTTGAAATAGGCCAAAGAGACGGCCAGTGGATCCACTGCGTAACCTACTGAGGAAATTGGTTCCCCTCCGTATATTATTATCAAATCCACTATGTGATACGGCAGCCAGCACAGAAAAAAACCCACAATTACAGCCAACATGATGCGAAACGCTTGTCCAGAGTGAAAATGTCTACTGCCTAGCTTGCGTGCGATAAATCCATAGCATGTTGTTATGCATATGAGAGGAATCAAAAAGCCAAACACAAATCTGGTGACACTTAACCTTCTATACATTTCAGAATGTTCTTGATCAAATTGATAATGCACgcagtatgttttattattttctgtgtgaat contains the following coding sequences:
- the LOC113049953 gene encoding C3a anaphylatoxin chemotactic receptor-like, with translation MRGISLVFFYLTLILGVPGNAFVLYVAGLKMKRTVNTVGFINLAVADLLCCLLTLYYVIESDFDDYWPYGSTTCKLFHFVLLITMFASVFILNLISVDRFTQVITPVWAQNHRSLFIARLSCAAAWILALILSLPFVMSRGIHTENNKTYCVHYQFDQEHSEMYRRLSVTRFVFGFLIPLICITTCYGFIARKLGSRHFHSGQAFRIMLAVIVGFFLCWLPYHIVDLIIIYGGEPISSVGYAVDPLAVSLAYFNSCLNPILYVFMGHNFKSNVKLSLRRVFESVFSEERTKMTQTTQSQQTNSL